The proteins below are encoded in one region of Silene latifolia isolate original U9 population chromosome 2, ASM4854445v1, whole genome shotgun sequence:
- the LOC141644271 gene encoding spermidine synthase 1-like, whose protein sequence is MAEEGIIISGSELPIKRPREEELEETMAENNNGGNDNGVSLVNNGEEEQQVNGLSAVIPGWFSEISPMWPGEAHSLKVEKILFQEKSKYQNVMVFQSATYGKVLVLDGVIQLTERDECAYQEMITHLPLSSIPNPKKVLVIGGGDGGVLREVARYSSVDQIDICEIDEMVVTVSKEFFPEVAVGYDDPRVNLHIGDGVAFLKAAPEGTYDAVIVDSSDPIGPAQELFEKPFFESVAKALRPGGVVCTQAESIWLHMHIIEDIVSNCRQIFKGSVNYAWTTVPTYPSGVIGFMLCSTSGPAVDFKNPVNPIDDAKDHGNAKRPLKFYNSEIHSAAFCLPSFAKRVIEPKAN, encoded by the exons ATGGCTGAAGAAGGTATTATTATTTCAGGAAGTGAATTACCAATTAAAAGGCCTAGAGAAGAGGAATTAGAAGAAACAATGGCAGAAAATAACAATGGTGGTAATGATAATGGAGTTTCTTTAGTTAACAATGGGGAAGAAGAACAGCAAGTTAATGGGCTTTCTGCTGTTATTCCTGGATGGTTTTCTGAGATTAGTCCCATGTGGCCTG GAGAAGCACATTCTCTCAAAGTGGAAAAGATTCTGTTCCAAGAGAAGTCGAAGTACCAGAATGTTATGGTGTTTCAG TCAGCGACATACGGAAAAGTTCTGGTTTTGGATGGTGTAATCCAGCTCACTGAAAGGGATGAATGCGCATACCAAGAGATGATCACTCATCTCCCACTCTCTTCTATTCCAAACCCGAAAAAG GTGCTGGTTATTGGAGGAGGCGATGGTGGTGTTCTGCGTGAAGTTGCTCGTTATTCATCTGTTGATCAGATTGATATCTGTGAAATTGATGAAATGGTTGTGACG GTTTCGAAGGAATTTTTCCCTGAAGTAGCTGTTGGATATGATGATCCTCGAGTGAATTTGCATATTGGTGATG GAGTTGCATTCTTGAAGGCCGCTCCAGAGGGAACTTATGATGCTGTCATTGTTGATTCGTCTGATCCAATAG GCCCTGCACAGGAGCTTTTTGAAAAGCCCTTCTTCGAGTCAGTTGCAAAGGCTCTTCGACCAGGAGGAGTCGTGTGCACCCAGGCTGAAAGTATATGGCTTCATATGCATATCATTGAAGATATTGTTTCAAATTGTCGCCAGATTTTCAAGGGTTCTGTCAACTATGCATGGACTACGGTTCCTACATACCCGAG TGGGGTGATCGGCTTTATGCTTTGTTCTACTTCGGGTCCAGCAGTTGATTTTAAGAACCCAGTGAACCCAATTGATGACGCCAAGGATCATGGAAATGCCAAACGGCCTTTGAAATTCTACAACTCGGAG ATTCACTCGGCGGCTTTCTGTTTGCCATCATTCGCGAAGAGAGTTATCGAACCAAAAGCAAACTAG